Part of the Dokdonella sp. genome, TTCCTGCGCGACATCCGTCCCTTGCTGCAACGTTCCTGCGTGCAATGCCACAACGGCACACAGAACGCCGGCAACCTGGACCTGTCCATCACCGCCAACGTGCCGGCCTGCGACGGCAATGCGCCACAACTGCCAGGCGACTATCGCCGCCTCGCCGCAGATCAATGCGCCACCTACGGGCACAAGCCGGTCATCCCCAACAAGGTCTGGCGACAGACCAATGCCAGTCGCTACATCCGCATGTTCCAGAGCCGACGCAGCCTGCTGGTGTGGAAGCTGTTCGGTGCGCGCCTGGATGGCTGGACCAATGCCGATCACCCGACCGAGACCGTGCCCGGCGATGCCACCACAATGCCAGCCGGCGCCCACACCAACCATGCGGATCTGGACTACACCGGCGAGATCATGCCGCCACCGGGATCGGGCGTGCCGCCCCTGAGCCGCGCAGAGCGCATGCTGATCGCGCGCTGGATCGATCTGGGTGCGCCAATCAATCTGGCCGAACTGCGTGGCCGCCCGGGCGAAGGCTGGTTCATCGACACCCTGCGCCCCACCTTGACCCTCGCCTTGCCCAAGCCCGGGCTCAACACCGCCCCGATCACCGAGTTCCTGTTCGGCGCCGCCGACCTCAACAGTCGCATCGACCCGCCCAGCCTCTCGCTGCGCGCCAGCTTCGCCGTGGCCGGTCGTGCCCCCGGTGCAGAACTGATCGATCTGGCCCAGCCTCTTGGCGACGGGCGCTACCGGCTGCCCCTGCCGGCGGCCTTGCCCCTGCTGGTGAACGCTCGCCTGGATCTGGAAGTGCGCGACCAGCAAGGCAACGTCCACCGCCTCAAGCGAAGCTTCGACACCCAAGGGGTCGATCAGCTGTTCAAGGATGGCTTCGATCCCCCCGGCTGACCACCGTCATCAGCCTCCATTTGGAGCATGGCCGCATTCCCGCACTCAAATGCTCCGCACGCATGCCGACGTGATCTGCCGCAGCACCATGGCCGACACGATCGGAAACGAAAATCCCCCCGGCCGGCAACGGCCGGGGTTGCGCTGCTGACAGCCACGCGGCCCAGCGTCTTCGCATGGCCGCCGCCCTTGTTGCTGCAGGCACCGATTGCATGAACCGGACGAATCGTTTTCCCGCTGCAGCGCAGGTCATGGCGGCGATTCGAAGCCATCGGCAAACAGCGGGTCACTCCGATGCTCGATCGCACCCATGTCGCATACCACGCTGCCATCGAGGTCGCCGTCCTGCGGCCGCGACACACCGCGCTGGTCCACACCCGCACACGACAGGTTCACCCCGGCATCGACGACCGGACTCCCTGCCAACGGCAGATGCACGGCGAGGCGAGCGCCGGGGCGCGTCAACGGCTCCAGCATGGGATCGACGCCAGCGAGGTCCCCCGGCAGCAGTGCCGCATTGCAACCGGACATGTCGCCGACCAGGGTGCCGCCGTTGGAATGCAGCCTCTGGCTGCAGTTCGGCCCACCGATGCCGGCACTGTTGCCCGCGAGAATCGTGTTGGTCAGCGCGATCGGCTGTGGATCGAAATGCACCTCGGAGATGCCGCCGCCGAAGTTG contains:
- a CDS encoding right-handed parallel beta-helix repeat-containing protein; translated protein: MLGAAVSLLANASIDGVQGFANGGAIASIGPGTALELHDCLIEGNVARGGGGVYVSTSHTGQRASVVLDRCSVIDNEVLQLGGALHANMACDVTITNSTISGNHAGSGGAFYNDGGCTFDIRESTIVGNHANNFGGGISEVHFDPQPIALTNTILAGNSAGIGGPNCSQRLHSNGGTLVGDMSGCNAALLPGDLAGVDPMLEPLTRPGARLAVHLPLAGSPVVDAGVNLSCAGVDQRGVSRPQDGDLDGSVVCDMGAIEHRSDPLFADGFESPP